A single Solidesulfovibrio sp. DNA region contains:
- a CDS encoding pyruvate carboxylase — protein MIAKTFLEVLSEVEGKKILVANRGISARRVLRSIRERLRAIPVLTVTDVDMTSPATAGAHELITLGADPRAYLDIDGIIKKAKAHGVVAIHPGWGFASEDSDFPRKCAEAGVIFIGSSAEAMQSLGNKVEVRRLAMGLGIPVVPGSEGSVTIPEAREIAKKIGFPIMLKAEGGGGGRGIYEIYSEAQLESAFSKASAMAQASFGNPRLFVEKLLTSVRHIEIQVAADKHGNVFAFDERDCSVQRNHQKLVEITPSPWRGMTDELRQRLKDYSERLVRETGYYSLATVEFLVDADGEPYLIEVNTRLQVEHGITECRYGVDLVEEQINIAFGGKLRFNCGDTRPFLHAMQLRINCEDPKKNFTPNAGLIARYLSPGGQGIRLDSCLSAGYEFPTQYDSAGALLISYGRNWPKVVAVMERALREYIVGGLKTTIPFHRQILRNPDFIKGEFSTRFIADNPYLLNYLDEEPEALRLSWLVADIAARGYNPHVMLGKYRGRADYRLGRFRPYLPDADLRKYESPYPRGDRKGILDVVRDSGKVHFVDTTCRDITQSNSGNRFRLAEDELVGPYLDNCGFFSLENGGGAHFHVAMMANMTYPFTEAARWNQFAPKTLKQLLIRSTNVLGYKPQPRNLMRLTGEMICEHYDVIRCFDFLNHIDNMYPFAEVALSRPGVIFEPAISFSFAQGFDVAHYLGVLEAILDQVAKAGGMTKAKAAKSIILCLKDMAGMCPPRFVRAMVAAIRKAYPELVLDYHRHYTDGLFVPAVGAAAEAGCHIVDTAIGASVRWYGQGEVLGTAAYIEEDLGVPVALTKADKDMIRNANFVLKQVMPYYDRYTAPYFQGIDYDVVGHAMPGGATSSSQEGAMKQGYIHLLPYMLQFLAGTRRIVRYHDVTPGSQITWNTAFLAVTSAYKAGGERAVKDMLEVLEVVAEHPDECLTPAARHDRLLLYANCNDAFRNLLLGKFGRMPLGFPPDWVYESAFGADWKKAVAERTEVSPLDSLGEVDIEAEMENLTKQIGREPTNEEFVLYLNHPGDALKTIEFRKKFGDPNRLPLDVWFEGLEPGEELLFSDSLGKPHHMAIMNISQPDESGLATVRYVLDSEILTHQVPVAAPKGGSAPQVEMADPKNPYHVGAPVSGDLWVMQVSPNDFIKAGEELFNISVMKQEKSVAAPIDGMVKRVLKNADYANDRKMVPVKEGELLVELGPVTKDCPVCHQPVAEEHYKYCPNCGQLV, from the coding sequence ATGATCGCCAAGACGTTTCTGGAAGTGCTTTCCGAAGTGGAAGGCAAGAAGATCCTGGTCGCCAACCGGGGCATTTCCGCCCGTCGGGTGCTGCGCTCCATCCGCGAACGGCTGCGCGCCATTCCGGTCCTGACCGTCACCGACGTGGACATGACCTCTCCGGCCACGGCCGGAGCCCACGAGCTCATCACCCTGGGCGCCGATCCCAGGGCCTATCTCGATATCGACGGCATCATCAAGAAAGCCAAGGCCCACGGCGTGGTGGCCATCCACCCCGGCTGGGGATTCGCCTCCGAGGACAGCGACTTTCCGCGCAAATGCGCCGAGGCAGGCGTCATCTTCATCGGCTCCTCGGCCGAGGCCATGCAGAGCCTGGGCAACAAGGTCGAGGTGCGCCGCCTGGCCATGGGCCTGGGCATTCCGGTGGTGCCCGGCTCCGAGGGCTCGGTCACCATCCCCGAGGCCCGGGAGATCGCCAAGAAAATCGGCTTCCCCATCATGCTCAAGGCCGAGGGCGGCGGCGGCGGCCGGGGCATCTACGAAATCTACTCCGAGGCCCAGCTCGAATCGGCCTTTTCCAAGGCTTCGGCCATGGCCCAAGCCTCCTTCGGCAACCCGCGCCTTTTTGTCGAAAAGCTGCTGACCTCCGTGCGCCACATCGAGATCCAGGTGGCGGCCGACAAGCACGGCAACGTCTTCGCCTTCGACGAACGCGACTGCTCCGTGCAGCGCAACCACCAAAAGCTCGTGGAGATCACGCCCTCGCCCTGGCGCGGCATGACCGACGAACTGCGCCAGCGCCTGAAAGACTATTCCGAGCGCCTGGTGCGCGAGACCGGCTACTATTCCCTGGCCACGGTGGAATTTCTGGTCGACGCCGACGGCGAGCCCTACCTCATCGAGGTCAATACCCGGCTGCAGGTCGAGCACGGCATCACGGAGTGCCGCTACGGCGTGGACCTGGTCGAGGAGCAGATCAACATCGCCTTCGGCGGCAAGCTGCGCTTCAACTGCGGCGACACCCGGCCGTTTCTGCACGCCATGCAGCTGCGCATCAACTGCGAGGACCCCAAGAAGAATTTCACGCCCAACGCCGGGCTCATCGCCCGCTACCTCTCGCCCGGCGGCCAGGGCATCCGCCTGGATTCCTGCCTGTCGGCCGGCTACGAGTTCCCCACCCAGTACGATTCCGCCGGCGCGCTGTTGATCTCCTACGGCCGCAACTGGCCCAAGGTCGTGGCCGTCATGGAGCGGGCGCTTCGCGAGTACATCGTGGGCGGGCTCAAGACGACCATTCCCTTCCACCGCCAGATCCTGCGCAACCCGGATTTCATCAAGGGCGAGTTCAGCACCAGGTTCATCGCCGACAACCCGTACCTGCTCAACTACCTCGACGAGGAGCCCGAGGCGCTGCGCCTGTCGTGGCTGGTGGCCGACATCGCCGCCCGGGGCTACAACCCCCACGTCATGCTCGGCAAGTACCGGGGCCGGGCCGACTACCGCCTGGGCCGCTTCCGGCCCTATCTGCCGGATGCCGATTTGCGCAAATACGAGAGCCCCTACCCGCGCGGCGACCGCAAGGGCATCCTCGACGTGGTGCGCGACTCGGGCAAGGTCCATTTCGTGGACACCACCTGCCGCGACATCACCCAGTCCAACAGCGGCAACCGCTTCCGCCTGGCCGAGGACGAGCTGGTCGGCCCCTACCTCGACAACTGCGGCTTTTTCTCGCTCGAAAACGGCGGCGGCGCCCACTTCCACGTGGCCATGATGGCCAACATGACCTACCCCTTCACCGAGGCGGCCCGCTGGAACCAGTTCGCGCCCAAAACCCTCAAGCAGTTGCTCATCCGCTCCACCAACGTGCTCGGCTACAAGCCCCAGCCCCGAAACCTCATGCGGCTGACGGGCGAGATGATCTGCGAACATTACGACGTCATCCGCTGCTTCGATTTCCTCAACCACATCGACAACATGTATCCCTTCGCCGAGGTCGCCCTGTCGCGGCCGGGTGTCATTTTCGAGCCGGCCATCTCGTTTTCCTTCGCCCAGGGCTTCGACGTCGCGCACTACCTGGGCGTGCTCGAGGCCATCCTCGACCAGGTGGCCAAGGCCGGCGGCATGACCAAGGCCAAGGCGGCGAAAAGCATCATCTTGTGCCTCAAGGACATGGCCGGCATGTGCCCGCCCCGGTTCGTGCGGGCCATGGTGGCGGCCATCCGCAAGGCCTACCCGGAACTGGTCCTCGACTACCACCGCCACTACACCGACGGCCTGTTCGTGCCGGCCGTGGGCGCGGCGGCCGAGGCCGGCTGCCACATCGTGGACACGGCCATCGGCGCCTCGGTGCGCTGGTACGGCCAGGGCGAGGTGCTCGGCACGGCCGCCTACATCGAGGAGGACCTGGGCGTGCCCGTGGCCCTGACCAAGGCCGACAAGGACATGATCCGCAACGCCAATTTCGTGCTCAAGCAGGTCATGCCCTACTACGACCGCTACACCGCCCCCTATTTCCAGGGCATCGACTACGACGTGGTCGGCCACGCCATGCCCGGCGGGGCCACCTCGTCCTCCCAGGAAGGGGCCATGAAGCAGGGCTACATCCACCTGCTGCCCTACATGCTCCAGTTCCTGGCCGGCACGCGCCGCATCGTGCGCTACCACGACGTCACCCCCGGTTCCCAGATCACCTGGAACACGGCCTTTCTGGCCGTGACCAGCGCCTACAAGGCCGGCGGCGAGCGGGCCGTCAAGGACATGCTCGAGGTCCTGGAGGTCGTGGCCGAACACCCCGACGAGTGCCTCACCCCGGCCGCCCGGCATGACCGGCTGCTTTTATACGCCAACTGCAACGACGCCTTCCGCAACCTGCTGCTCGGCAAGTTCGGGAGAATGCCCCTTGGCTTCCCGCCGGACTGGGTCTACGAGAGCGCCTTCGGAGCGGACTGGAAAAAGGCCGTGGCCGAACGCACCGAGGTGTCGCCCCTGGACAGCCTGGGCGAGGTGGACATCGAGGCCGAGATGGAAAACCTGACCAAGCAGATCGGCCGCGAACCCACCAACGAGGAGTTCGTGCTCTATTTGAACCATCCGGGCGATGCCCTCAAGACCATCGAATTTCGCAAGAAATTCGGCGACCCCAATAGGCTGCCCCTGGACGTCTGGTTCGAGGGCCTGGAGCCCGGCGAGGAGCTGCTTTTTTCCGACAGCCTGGGCAAGCCCCACCACATGGCCATCATGAACATCTCCCAGCCCGACGAAAGCGGGCTGGCCACCGTGCGCTACGTGCTGGATTCGGAGATCCTGACCCACCAGGTGCCCGTGGCCGCGCCCAAGGGCGGCAGCGCGCCCCAGGTGGAGATGGCCGACCCGAAAAATCCCTACCACGTGGGCGCGCCCGTTTCCGGCGACCTGTGGGTCATGCAGGTCAGCCCCAACGATTTCATCAAGGCTGGCGAGGAACTGTTCAACATCTCGGTCATGAAGCAGGAAAAATCCGTGGCCGCGCCCATTGACGGCATGGTCAAGCGGGTGCTCAAAAACGCCGATTACGCCAACGACCGCAAGATGGTCCCGGTCAAGGAAGGAGAACTGCTGGTCGAACTCGGGCCGGTCACCAAGGACTGCCCCGTCTGCCATCAGCCCGTAGCCGAGGAACATTACAAGTATTGCCCCAACTGCGGCCAACTGGTGTAA